A region of the Methylomagnum ishizawai genome:
GGAGAGGCCCAGTTCGTCGAAGATTTCGTAAAGCCGGTTGGCGCTCAGCGGCAGGCCCCACTTCTTAACGAGCAAACCCTGGACGTGGGCCGCCGTCCATTGGTAACTGTCGATGCCATAGTCCGCCGGCGTCTTGTGGAGCAGGATGTAGCGCAGGACCTTGCGCCGCTGCGGGTTCAGGGCTTGCGGGCGGGGCCGCCTTTGCGGGGCCAGCAGGGCGTCGAAGCCACCATCCAGGTAGCTGTCCAGCCACTTCTCCAGCGTCTTGCGCTGGACTCCCTGGCTGCGGCAGACCCCGGCCATGCTCTCGCCGTCCCACAGGGCCTTCAAGGCCAGCAGCCTTCGCCGTCGGCTTTGCTGCTGGTGGCGGTAGAACAGCGCCTGCCACCGTTCGCGGTCCTGCGGGGCCAGCCGTTGGATGCGGATACAGCGGTTCATCGTGCCTTTCCCAGTCCAGTTCGATTGCCTATAAGCTTAGTCGTTCTTTAGACGGGAAGGGAGTAAGTATTATGAAGAATTTAACGCTGAAGGATACGATGGCTTTGCTGATTGGAGAATACCAACCATTGACGAACTAGCAACGATACTTGACGCAACTAATGAAAACATGAACAACTTCATAAACAATAAAGTATTTATCAATAATCATGGAAATTTTTGGTCTTCTACACCTAGAAACAATTCTAATGCTTATATTGTGAACTTTGAAAAAGGCAGGATTGAGTATATGAAAAGGGAATGGCCTGGACATGTACGCCTCGTGCGGGGCAAACAATAAATAATTAAGCTATCGCGTAAGCTAATTTGCTGTGCTAGCAGAAACCCAGCGTTTGCTAACCGAACCGCTGCCACATGCTGGAATCCCTGCCGGACCCGGCGTAAACCTCATTTGCGTGACCGGCCTGCATAGTTCATCCTCATCAGGAGATACGATGATGACCAAAGCCGAACTCGAAAACCAGCTAATGCAAGAAATCCATGGCTTGTCATTTGAAGCCGTGGAAACGCTGTTGCGCCTAACGACCCTACTCAAAATATCCAACACACCGCAGGATATGGCCGATATTCAGGAACAGGCCATACTAGCGCAAGAGCGGGCCATCCATTTGCAACCGGGCGATATGCAAGAATTCCTCGATGCTTTGGAGCATCCACCCAAACCGAATGCGGCGTTGAAAGAAGCTGCCAGGCTGCACAGGCAAATGCTCGGCGATGCGTAAAATCGAAGTATTGGACCGGCACCATCGTCGCGGTGATTTTGACTGCGGTGTGCCCGCGTTAAACGAATATTTGGCAAAAATCGCGCAGCAACACAATCAAAAGGGTTTATCGAAAACCTTTGCCATGGTGGACGAAGCGATACCGGAATCTATCATCGGCTTCTTCACGCTCGCTTCGTGCGAGATTAATCGCAACCTACTCCCAGAAGAAATCGCCAAGAAAATGCCCATCCATGGCCTGCCAGCCGTTAAGCTGGCTCGGCTAGCCGTCGCAAAATCCCATCAAAACAAGGGGGTTGGAAAAGTCTTATTGATCGAAGCTTTTACCCGTGCCCACTTGGTATATGACATTGTCGGAGCGGTCGCCTTATTTGTCGATGCAAAAGATGATAACGCCGCGTTGTTTTATCAGAGGCATGGTTTTATCCCTTTGCGATCCCATCCTTTGCAGCTTTACATACCGTTTGGCAGCTTGTCTGAAGTACTATCCAACCAAACCATTTAAAGCCGTAGGCGGGATTGAGGCGTTAGCGGAAATCCGGCTTAACTTGCCAACCAAACCGCCGCCATACTGAGGTTTAGCCATGTTATCCGAAACCATAGCCACCGTTGTAAAAATGCTGGAATCCCTGTCGGACTCGGCACAAGACACGGCAGCGGAACAGTATTTCTAGTGATTCAAACTCTATTTGCCTCCACCAAACGAGGTGCCTGTATGCAAGCCATAGAATTAAGCGCAACCATTACCCAAAATCACGAAATTCACTTAAAACTGCCTGCCAGCGTCAAAGCTTCTCAGGCTAAAATCATCGTTATGTATGAGAATAACACCTGTAGCGAAGCCAGCCCATCTTCCCAAAAATGGGATAAATTTTTCGCGACCGAAAGTGTTTTCGACGATGATTTTCTTGCCGAAAGAGACAATACAACACCGCAAGAGCGAGAGCTTTCCTAATGATAATGCTGGACACAAATATCTGTGTTTATGTACTAAAAAAGCATCCGCTTTATCTATTGGAAAAATTCAATCAAGCCGGGGAAATCCATCTTTCTGTGATTGTTTATGCTGAACTTTGTTCCGGTGTCACCTTAAGTCCCACACATTTACAGCCCGCCCGGCAACATCAACTGCAAGAATTTGCTGCGCTGACCACACTGCACGAATGGGATGAGCAAGCTGCTGTTTGCTACGCCCAAATCAGAGCCGACTTAAAAATGAAAGGAACGCCTATAGGCAATATGGATATGCTGATTGCCGCTCATGCTTTAAGTTTGGATGCCACGCTAATCACTAATAACCTGCGCGAGTTTGAAAGGGTACAAAACTTGATGCTTGAAAATTGGCTCACCAGTGAGTCTGTGGACGATTAACCAAAAACAGCCACTCATTTATCCCCTAGCTTTGAACTTAAATACTCCCCCACCCCCCCGCATCGCCATCGTCACCGACGACCCCGGCTGGCACGGCAAACGCCTACGCGAAGCCTTGGCCACGCACGGCTACGACTACCGCTATATCTCCCTGACCGCGTGCAGGCTCGATCTCGAAACCGAGAATTTCCCGGTCGGCCTGCCCGGCTTCGACGACCGATTACCGGACGGCGTGTTCGTGCGCGGCGTGCCGGGTGGCAGCCTGGAACAGGTGGTGTTCTACCTGGATATCCTGCACGCCCTCAGCTTGCTGGGCATCCCGGTCTACAACGAGGGCCGGGCGGTCGAACGCACCGTGGACAAGGCCATGACCAGCTTCCTGCTGCACCGGGCCGGCATCCCCACCCCACCCGCCTGGGCGCTGGCCGACCCGGACGCCGCCCGCCATATCGCCGAGCGCGAACTGAGCGCGGGCCATGGCGTGGTGAGCAAACCCCTGTTCGGTTCGCAAGGCCAAGGCTTGCGCCGCTACCAAACCCTGGACGATCTTGCGGAATTCTCGCCCGACAACGGCCTCTTTTATCTACAGCGCTTCGTGCATTGCGGGGAACAGCCGCATGATTTCCGGGTGTTCGTGATCGGCGACAAGGCGGTGGCGGCCATGCGGCGTTGCGGCGTGACCTGGCTGAACAATGTCCACCAGGGCGCCCGCTGCGAGCCGGTGCGGCTCGACAACCGCCTGCTGTGCCGCTTGGCCGAGGACGCGGTGAAGGCGCTGGACATGGGCTACGCCGGGGTCGATATCATCCGCGACGAGCATGGGCGCTATAGCGTGCTGGAAGTCAACAGCATCCCGGCCTGGAAGGGTTTGCAAAGCGTCAGCGAGGTGTCCATCGCCGATCTGTTGGTCGAGGATTTCCTGCGCCGCCTGCCCGCCCGCGACACCGGGGCCGGAGCGTTGCCATGAATGCCGACCGCCAAGCGGCTTTGCGTACCGCCTACCTCGAAGCCTGCGAAATGGAACTGCGGGCCTTCAAGCCGGGCAATGTCAGCGTCCATTCGGAAGGCCATGGCATGACGGTGGAGGATTTCCGGCGTAGCGCGGCGGCGAGCGCCCCTTTCCTGTGCGACGGGTCGCTGTCGTTGGGGGAACGGATTTATCGCGCCATCGAAGCCACCCACGCCGCCGTGGGCTGCAACACCAATCTCGGCATCGTGCTGCTGGCCGCGCCCTTGATCCTGGCCTACGAGGCGCGGCGGGACGGCGAAACCTTGCGGACGGCCCTGGACCGGGTCCTGGCCGGGACCACCCGCGGCGACGCCGCTTGGGTCTACCGCGCCATCCGCATCGCCAAACCCGGCGGCCTGGGCGCGGCCCCCGAACAGGACGTCCACGCCGAACCCGGAGTCACGCTATTGGAAGCGATGCGTTTGGCCGAAACCCGCGACCGTATCGCTTTTCAATACACCAATTCCTATGCCGATATTCTTGCAGACTCCATTCCACGCTATCATAGTTCGCTGTCCCAATGGGGCCATGAAGAATGGGCAGCGGTGGCTGTCTTCACCGGATTGCTGAGACGCCATCCCGATAGCCACATCGAGCGCAAATCCGGTACCCGTCATCACCGCCGGGTGGCCGGATGGATGGACCGCATCGAGCGGGCCTTGCTCGACTCCGACCAGCCGGAACAAGCCATGCGGCTGCTGCGGGAAGCGGACGCCGAGTTCAAATCCCATGGAATCAACCCAGGCACCACCGCCGATCTCACGGTCGCGTGTTTATTGGCCGTGCGTCTGGAAACCCTGTTGATGAAATGAGGGATACGGTGGAAAACCCCAGGATATCCCGGTCGGAGACCTGAGAGGCAAGGTTCGGCGCGGCGTTTCGACCCAGCCGCTGCCGATGCTTCCGCTTGGGGGGAGGCATAATAATGTCGCTACTTAAGAAATTTTTTCCTTTATTTACCAAAGAGGAGATTGCAATGGCAAAGATCGATAAATTGTTGGTGGGCGAGTCCTTGGTGTTCACCGGCGACTCCGTTCCGAACGAAGTGGCCCACATCGACCTGATCATGGGTCCGCGTGGCAGCGCCGCCGAAACCGCCTTCGCGAACTGCCTGACCAACAATAAGGACGGCTTCACCAGCCTCCTGGCCGTGGTCGCGCCGAACCTGCTGTGCAAGCCGGCCACCGTCATGTTCAACAAGGTCACCATCAAGAACGGCAAGCAAGCCACCCAGATGTTCGGACCGGCCCAGCGCGGCGTGGCCATGGCCGTGGCCGATTGCGTCGAGGACGGCACCATCCCGGCCGACGAAGCCGACGACCTGTTCATCTGCGTGGGTGTGTTCATCCACTGGCTGGCCGAAGACGACACCAAGATCCAGGACTACAACTACGAAGCCACCAAGCAAGCCATCAAGCGCGCCGTGGCCGGCGAGCCGAAGGCCGCCGACGTGGTGAAGCAGAAGGGCGAAGCCGCCCATCCGTTCGCCGCCCATTAATCGGCGCCGATCCCGGACAAAACGTTGCCCCGATCCGGGGCAGCGTTTTTTTTCGCCTTGGATTCCTCAAGCGAACCGCCCCAGCACCGCCCCATCCACCGTGCCGGAATGCAAAGCGCTGGCCATCAACACCTGGGACACACCCAGGGTTTCGAGTTCCGCCAAGTCCCTGGCGTCGCGCACCCCGCCCGCCGCCACCCAGCGGTGAC
Encoded here:
- a CDS encoding ATP-grasp domain-containing protein — encoded protein: MNLNTPPPPRIAIVTDDPGWHGKRLREALATHGYDYRYISLTACRLDLETENFPVGLPGFDDRLPDGVFVRGVPGGSLEQVVFYLDILHALSLLGIPVYNEGRAVERTVDKAMTSFLLHRAGIPTPPAWALADPDAARHIAERELSAGHGVVSKPLFGSQGQGLRRYQTLDDLAEFSPDNGLFYLQRFVHCGEQPHDFRVFVIGDKAVAAMRRCGVTWLNNVHQGARCEPVRLDNRLLCRLAEDAVKALDMGYAGVDIIRDEHGRYSVLEVNSIPAWKGLQSVSEVSIADLLVEDFLRRLPARDTGAGALP
- a CDS encoding DUF1778 domain-containing protein, giving the protein MMTKAELENQLMQEIHGLSFEAVETLLRLTTLLKISNTPQDMADIQEQAILAQERAIHLQPGDMQEFLDALEHPPKPNAALKEAARLHRQMLGDA
- a CDS encoding antitoxin yields the protein MQAIELSATITQNHEIHLKLPASVKASQAKIIVMYENNTCSEASPSSQKWDKFFATESVFDDDFLAERDNTTPQERELS
- the fae gene encoding formaldehyde-activating enzyme, with product MAKIDKLLVGESLVFTGDSVPNEVAHIDLIMGPRGSAAETAFANCLTNNKDGFTSLLAVVAPNLLCKPATVMFNKVTIKNGKQATQMFGPAQRGVAMAVADCVEDGTIPADEADDLFICVGVFIHWLAEDDTKIQDYNYEATKQAIKRAVAGEPKAADVVKQKGEAAHPFAAH
- a CDS encoding triphosphoribosyl-dephospho-CoA synthase, translating into MNADRQAALRTAYLEACEMELRAFKPGNVSVHSEGHGMTVEDFRRSAAASAPFLCDGSLSLGERIYRAIEATHAAVGCNTNLGIVLLAAPLILAYEARRDGETLRTALDRVLAGTTRGDAAWVYRAIRIAKPGGLGAAPEQDVHAEPGVTLLEAMRLAETRDRIAFQYTNSYADILADSIPRYHSSLSQWGHEEWAAVAVFTGLLRRHPDSHIERKSGTRHHRRVAGWMDRIERALLDSDQPEQAMRLLREADAEFKSHGINPGTTADLTVACLLAVRLETLLMK
- a CDS encoding GNAT family N-acetyltransferase, which codes for MRKIEVLDRHHRRGDFDCGVPALNEYLAKIAQQHNQKGLSKTFAMVDEAIPESIIGFFTLASCEINRNLLPEEIAKKMPIHGLPAVKLARLAVAKSHQNKGVGKVLLIEAFTRAHLVYDIVGAVALFVDAKDDNAALFYQRHGFIPLRSHPLQLYIPFGSLSEVLSNQTI
- a CDS encoding type II toxin-antitoxin system VapC family toxin → MIMLDTNICVYVLKKHPLYLLEKFNQAGEIHLSVIVYAELCSGVTLSPTHLQPARQHQLQEFAALTTLHEWDEQAAVCYAQIRADLKMKGTPIGNMDMLIAAHALSLDATLITNNLREFERVQNLMLENWLTSESVDD
- a CDS encoding helix-turn-helix domain-containing protein, whose translation is MNRCIRIQRLAPQDRERWQALFYRHQQQSRRRRLLALKALWDGESMAGVCRSQGVQRKTLEKWLDSYLDGGFDALLAPQRRPRPQALNPQRRKVLRYILLHKTPADYGIDSYQWTAAHVQGLLVKKWGLPLSANRLYEIFDELGLSHQRAHRDYGPAQPAERAGFVEALEKKPPRPTPAPPS